DNA from Candidatus Nezhaarchaeota archaeon:
CGCTTATCAGCCGCCCCTGCTCCATCTAGTAGCACCACGGCGTGAGTTTTAGCGGTAAGCTATACGTCTTAAAAACCTTCCTTGCCTTCTTCAGGGCTACGGGTGGCGCCCTTGAGCTTAAGCTTCCTCGCCCTCAACATGTTCATCACCCTCACCGTCAGCCCGCTTACGTGCGCCTCCTCTACTATCTTCTTAATGGCCTCCATCACTAGCTCCTCGTCCTCAGGCGTCTTTCCCACAACCCAGACGTAGCCGTTCTGTCCAACTACAACCTCACAGCCAGTCTCGCTTCTTATCATATTTAACATGGAGTGCCTACGCCCTATGAGGCGAGGTACTCTCGCCGGGGGGATGGCTAGCACTTGGCCCCTCGTTATCTTGCCCAGCCCCCTCTCTCGACAAGTCAGAGATGGGTTGAGGGCCCTCTCAAACGAGGATACCTTGGCTAGCAGCATATCCCCTATGTCATAGAGTTTCCTCAGATCTTCTTCTTGCAGATTTATCTGCCTTGAGGAGGCCTCGGATACGTGTAGGAATGCTACGTGCGGAGCCCTTATGTCGACTATGTAGTTTAGCGAGGCTATGTCGATGACCTCGCCTATAACTAAGTCCCCTACCTTAGGTATGTACGGGCCGCTAAGCGCCACTACGCTTATAGTGCCTCTGGTGTACCTAAACACACCAACTGTCGTCGAGTAGAGCCTGTGCCCGTCTCTAATTACGTTCTGCCCTACCTTGTAGTTCCCCTCAGCCAGTAGCTCACCTGGCACGGCTATGTCCCAGTCCTTAAGGTAGATGGGCAAGCTCCCGCCCCTAGCTTACGCTAACTACCTTCACCTGAGCCTCCCCCTTAGTGAGGGAGTTTAGTTTGTCTATGAAGGATAGCTGGAGCCCGGCCGGTACTTCTACCTCCGCCCTCCACGAGCCATCGCCTAGCCACTCAGAATGCTTAACGCTAGACATCTTGGAGATGAGCGGGAGGGCTTTCTTAGCGTAGTTGGCTGAGACCTTGACCTCTAGCGTAGCCTTCGCCATCTTTAAGGGTAGTATGGGCCTGAGGGC
Protein-coding regions in this window:
- the rrp4 gene encoding exosome complex RNA-binding protein Rrp4; this encodes MPIYLKDWDIAVPGELLAEGNYKVGQNVIRDGHRLYSTTVGVFRYTRGTISVVALSGPYIPKVGDLVIGEVIDIASLNYIVDIRAPHVAFLHVSEASSRQINLQEEDLRKLYDIGDMLLAKVSSFERALNPSLTCRERGLGKITRGQVLAIPPARVPRLIGRRHSMLNMIRSETGCEVVVGQNGYVWVVGKTPEDEELVMEAIKKIVEEAHVSGLTVRVMNMLRARKLKLKGATRSPEEGKEGF